The following are encoded together in the Desulfococcus multivorans genome:
- a CDS encoding Appr-1-p processing domain-containing protein, whose amino-acid sequence MRQRKIRSIAVPPLGSGLDGLQWSRVKATIEAAFEDMPDVLLALYEPKGSPEAKDMPVGTAKPKMTLARALLIKLMKQYARFAYRMTLLEIQKLAYFLQESGMDLKLRYVKHLYGPYAHNLNNVLEILEEHHIRGYGDTQKPDVEVTLLPDADKVADHFLQKNQSAAGHLERVADLVDGFETPYGMELLASVHWSLIHDGEVSDAESAVAAMALWNDRKRRLFKPAHIRLAWERLSGRGMDKSGPMPADKG is encoded by the coding sequence GTGCGGCAGCGAAAGATCCGATCCATTGCCGTTCCTCCTTTGGGTTCCGGATTGGACGGACTGCAGTGGAGCCGGGTCAAGGCGACGATCGAAGCGGCGTTTGAAGACATGCCGGACGTTCTGCTGGCGCTTTACGAACCCAAAGGAAGCCCGGAGGCCAAGGATATGCCGGTGGGCACCGCCAAACCGAAGATGACCTTGGCCCGGGCCTTGCTCATCAAACTCATGAAGCAGTATGCGCGATTCGCATACCGGATGACGCTGCTGGAGATACAGAAGCTCGCCTATTTTTTGCAGGAATCGGGCATGGATCTGAAGCTGCGGTATGTCAAGCACCTGTATGGCCCCTATGCCCATAACCTCAACAACGTGCTGGAAATCCTCGAGGAGCACCATATCCGGGGATATGGTGATACCCAGAAACCGGATGTGGAAGTCACGCTGCTTCCGGATGCCGATAAAGTCGCCGACCATTTCCTTCAGAAAAATCAAAGCGCCGCAGGGCACCTCGAACGGGTGGCGGATCTCGTGGATGGGTTTGAAACGCCTTACGGCATGGAGCTGCTGGCCTCGGTTCACTGGTCGCTTATTCATGACGGCGAGGTGTCGGATGCAGAAAGCGCCGTCGCTGCCATGGCCCTCTGGAACGATCGCAAACGGCGCTTGTTCAAGCCGGCGCATATCCGGCTGGCCTGGGAGAGGCTTTCAGGCCGAGGGATGGATAAAAGTGGACCAATGCCGGCGGATAAAGGCTGA
- a CDS encoding DarT ssDNA thymidine ADP-ribosyltransferase family protein, with the protein MDIQKIRRQRPIGCGPGGTVHDYVAFYFGPRSPMLLQLHTGRVEDYDEGQEPLIYAVSTVGIITQRGLGFIFPMATVLPPLRNGSTISMILNQPAEIFLRTMRKPWSTQSTVSV; encoded by the coding sequence GTGGATATCCAGAAGATCCGCCGGCAGCGTCCCATTGGCTGCGGGCCGGGCGGCACGGTGCACGATTATGTGGCCTTTTATTTCGGGCCACGCTCGCCAATGCTCCTTCAATTGCACACGGGCAGAGTGGAAGATTACGATGAAGGCCAGGAACCCTTGATCTATGCGGTTTCAACGGTTGGAATCATTACTCAGAGAGGGCTTGGTTTTATTTTTCCGATGGCCACGGTATTGCCGCCTTTACGCAATGGTTCGACGATCTCAATGATATTGAACCAACCCGCGGAAATATTCTTACGGACGATGCGGAAGCCCTGGTCAACACAGTCAACTGTGTCGGTGTAA
- the aspS gene encoding aspartate--tRNA ligase, whose amino-acid sequence MSDKLGDMRRTHQCGELSAGDIGKSVVLMGWVQRRRDHGGVIFIDLRDRQGITQVVFNPEVNPALHDKAHGLRNEYVIGVRGHVDARPEGMINPNLTTGEIEVTAGELQIFNAAETPPFMIEDRIEVSENIRLKHRHIDLRRPSIQRNIITRHRASATVRNYLNGLGFLDLETPILTRSTPEGARDYLVPSRVNPGQFYALPQSPQLFKQLFMIAGFDRYYQIVRCFRDEDLRADRQPEFTQIDMEMSFVGEEDIMAVSEGMIRLLFKEILDRDLELPFQRLTYAEAVSRYGLDKPDIRFGLELTDLTDIVAGSGFKLFASAAAGGGVVKAINVKGGGDFTRKELDDLADFVTVYRAKGLAWIKVKPDGWQSPIAKFFTDAEKQALIERLDMAPGDLILFGADDARIVNDSLGNLRNHLGRRLGLIDDATYAFTWVTDFPMFEYDETEKRYQALHHPFTAPLEDDCDKLESDPLSVRSRAYDLVLNGFEIGGGSIRIHQIDLQQRIFKALGMASAEYEEKFGFLLSALASGAPPHGGIAFGFDRLVMLLCGEQSIRDVIAFPKTQRAACLLTGAPSEPAKAQLDELAIKVRKIQMEG is encoded by the coding sequence GTGTCGGATAAACTTGGTGATATGCGCCGCACCCATCAATGCGGCGAGTTGAGCGCGGGAGACATCGGAAAGAGCGTCGTGCTGATGGGATGGGTTCAGCGCCGCCGGGATCACGGCGGCGTCATCTTCATCGACCTCAGGGATCGACAGGGGATCACCCAGGTGGTGTTCAATCCCGAGGTAAACCCCGCCCTGCATGACAAGGCCCACGGCCTCAGAAACGAATACGTCATCGGTGTCCGGGGGCATGTCGACGCCCGTCCGGAGGGCATGATCAACCCGAATCTCACCACCGGGGAGATCGAGGTCACCGCAGGGGAGCTTCAGATCTTCAATGCTGCGGAAACCCCGCCCTTCATGATCGAAGATCGAATCGAGGTGTCGGAGAATATCCGTCTCAAGCACCGGCACATCGACCTTCGCCGCCCGAGCATCCAGCGGAACATCATCACGCGGCACCGGGCATCGGCCACTGTCCGGAACTACCTCAACGGCCTCGGGTTTCTCGATCTGGAAACGCCCATCCTCACCCGGAGCACGCCCGAGGGCGCGCGGGACTATCTGGTCCCGAGCCGGGTCAACCCCGGGCAGTTCTACGCCCTGCCCCAGTCGCCGCAGCTCTTCAAGCAACTCTTCATGATCGCCGGATTCGACCGCTATTACCAGATCGTCCGCTGTTTCCGGGACGAAGACCTCCGCGCCGACCGCCAGCCCGAATTCACCCAGATCGACATGGAGATGTCCTTCGTGGGCGAGGAAGACATCATGGCCGTCTCCGAGGGCATGATCCGCCTCCTGTTCAAGGAAATCCTCGACCGCGATCTTGAACTCCCTTTCCAGCGGCTCACCTACGCCGAGGCGGTTTCACGCTACGGCCTCGACAAGCCGGACATCCGTTTCGGCCTGGAGCTGACGGACCTTACGGACATCGTGGCCGGATCCGGCTTCAAGCTCTTCGCTTCGGCGGCAGCGGGCGGCGGCGTCGTCAAGGCCATCAACGTCAAGGGCGGCGGCGACTTCACCCGGAAGGAGCTGGACGACCTGGCCGATTTCGTCACCGTCTACCGGGCCAAAGGCCTGGCCTGGATCAAGGTGAAGCCTGACGGATGGCAGTCGCCCATCGCCAAGTTTTTCACCGACGCGGAAAAACAGGCCTTGATCGAACGACTCGATATGGCACCCGGGGATTTGATCCTTTTCGGCGCCGACGACGCCCGTATCGTCAACGACAGCCTGGGCAACCTGCGGAACCACCTGGGCCGGAGGCTCGGCCTCATCGACGACGCCACCTACGCCTTCACCTGGGTCACCGATTTTCCCATGTTCGAATACGACGAGACGGAAAAACGCTACCAGGCCCTCCACCACCCCTTCACGGCGCCCCTGGAGGATGACTGCGACAAACTGGAAAGCGATCCTTTGTCCGTCCGGTCCCGGGCCTACGATCTCGTCCTGAACGGCTTCGAGATCGGCGGCGGCAGCATCCGCATCCATCAGATCGATCTCCAGCAGCGGATTTTCAAGGCACTGGGCATGGCGTCCGCGGAATACGAGGAGAAATTCGGGTTCCTCCTTTCGGCCCTGGCCTCGGGCGCACCGCCCCACGGCGGCATCGCCTTCGGGTTCGACCGCCTGGTGATGCTCCTCTGCGGGGAGCAGTCCATCCGGGACGTCATCGCCTTCCCCAAGACCCAGCGGGCCGCCTGCCTCCTGACCGGCGCCCCGTCGGAGCCCGCCAAGGCCCAGCTGGACGAGTTGGCCATCAAGGTGAGGAAGATCCAGATGGAGGGCTGA
- the hisS gene encoding histidine--tRNA ligase — protein sequence MIQLIRGFKDILPGEVEIWQEIERVARTLFEDFGFKEIRIPIMESTELFARSIGEHTDIVEKEMYTFPDRKGDLITLRPEATASVVRAYIQHKMYAADPVRKFYTIGPMFRRERPQKGRYRQFYQINAEVIGVDAPYIDAQLIFLLTTLLDRLKVTDVAVHINSLGCPECRPAFREALTVLLDGKKENLCADCLRRSSTNPLRVLDCKVPACREAMADAPSLLDYLCDGCAKHFASVQGSLNELGVPFVIDKQLVRGLDYYTRTTFEIQTGALGAQSAVAGGGRYDGLVKMLDGPDTPAIGFAVGFDRLVEIVGLRQADFEKTPQLFIAALGETCAEKAFDWVCRLGLAGVHTEMDMAGRSLKSQMKQADRSGAAFVLIIGESELASGTAILRNMRTKAQSPVPIDANTVKAIIAHIRPLET from the coding sequence ATGATTCAGCTGATCAGAGGTTTTAAGGATATTTTGCCCGGCGAGGTGGAGATCTGGCAGGAGATCGAGCGGGTCGCCCGCACACTTTTCGAGGACTTCGGATTCAAGGAGATCCGCATCCCCATTATGGAGAGCACCGAACTCTTCGCGCGCAGCATCGGCGAACACACGGACATCGTGGAAAAGGAGATGTACACCTTTCCCGATCGTAAGGGGGATCTCATCACCCTGCGTCCCGAAGCCACCGCCTCGGTCGTCCGCGCTTACATACAGCACAAGATGTACGCCGCCGATCCGGTCCGGAAGTTTTACACCATCGGCCCCATGTTCCGGCGCGAGCGGCCCCAGAAAGGCCGGTACCGCCAGTTTTATCAGATCAACGCCGAGGTCATCGGCGTCGACGCCCCTTATATCGACGCCCAGTTGATCTTTCTCCTGACCACCCTCCTTGACCGCCTGAAGGTCACCGACGTGGCGGTGCACATCAACTCCCTGGGGTGCCCTGAATGCCGTCCCGCCTTCCGGGAGGCGCTGACCGTGCTTTTAGACGGCAAGAAGGAGAATCTCTGCGCCGACTGCCTCCGCCGCAGCAGCACAAATCCGCTCCGGGTTCTGGACTGCAAAGTCCCCGCCTGCCGCGAGGCCATGGCCGACGCGCCATCCCTTCTCGACTACCTCTGCGACGGCTGTGCCAAGCATTTTGCATCGGTTCAGGGATCCCTCAATGAACTGGGCGTGCCCTTCGTCATCGACAAGCAGCTGGTGCGGGGACTTGACTACTATACCCGGACCACCTTCGAGATTCAGACCGGGGCACTGGGCGCTCAGAGCGCCGTCGCAGGCGGCGGCCGATACGACGGGCTGGTCAAAATGCTGGACGGACCCGACACGCCGGCCATCGGCTTCGCCGTCGGGTTCGACCGCCTTGTGGAGATCGTGGGTCTTCGGCAGGCTGATTTCGAAAAAACGCCGCAACTCTTTATCGCGGCCCTGGGCGAGACCTGCGCCGAGAAAGCTTTTGATTGGGTGTGCCGGCTGGGGCTCGCCGGGGTTCACACGGAGATGGACATGGCAGGCCGAAGCCTCAAAAGCCAGATGAAACAGGCCGACCGGTCCGGCGCCGCCTTCGTGCTGATCATCGGAGAGAGTGAACTGGCATCCGGAACCGCCATACTGAGGAACATGCGAACGAAAGCACAGTCCCCGGTCCCCATAGACGCCAACACCGTGAAAGCCATCATCGCCCACATTCGCCCCCTTGAAACATGA
- a CDS encoding acetate--CoA ligase family protein codes for MMTSRRKQGTPNQTKPSEHTGGAKLSRKVLRRVDAVLRKADGDHRNSLYEHEVYDILGHIGLAAPKYVFAASPDQIDEALLRRFNHDLVLKVVSPSIAHKQQLGGVKTVRNSDPLYIRFVLEQMRNEVLSHFNSADSPEIRGFLIEEYIPHTQALGYEVLLGFKADPAFGPVLNLSKGGDDAEFFARHYEPANLSLAPLTRNEALKMIAALKIRYKFEAIGHPEYLVYLADAARKLSLLAYHYSFIADPQPEFIITALDVNPFVFARDHRFVAVDGFAEFHTFQCERYPASRINTHHLDGFFDPQGIAVIGVSVNPEKHSIGRNIAQQLHDMGRRDIFLVNPKGGCLRLDSVDYPLYPSLEALPHPVDLAVYAAPARLAPEIIRTMNDRIKKALILIPGIPSEVDYAAYTRLLDAAVPPRLRVIGPNCMGVFHAPGPESQGLNTLFIEEERLDLEFSDAGNTVMLTQSGAFSVTAIDKLQRSRVFKAIVSFGNKYDVDIPDLIAYFSKKSGVEVISLYIEGLDPGEGRRFFELVQHLTQPVIVYKSGKTDAGARITASHTASMSGSYDVFRAACRQAGVLLVEHIEDHYDAVRIFSLLSRKRPAGNRVAGVVNAGFESAVSADELACLTPAGLSSATVEALRRLDSAGLVDTRSSFLDITPMADDHMYGEFVRRVLADENVDCVFVSVIPHTGALKTLPENCREPGSLANRLIALGKSSPKPMVVSVNAGRYYQDFVNILAENGLPVYTDIRSAIRSLDRFAAFHLGRSSQRRRPHRC; via the coding sequence ATGATGACATCACGACGAAAACAAGGAACACCCAACCAGACGAAACCCTCCGAACACACCGGTGGGGCGAAGCTTTCGAGGAAGGTGCTCCGTCGGGTTGACGCCGTGCTCCGTAAAGCCGACGGGGACCATCGTAACAGCCTGTACGAGCATGAGGTCTACGATATTCTCGGTCACATCGGTTTGGCAGCCCCGAAATACGTCTTTGCGGCGTCCCCGGATCAGATCGATGAGGCCCTGCTGCGCCGGTTCAACCACGACCTGGTGCTCAAGGTCGTCTCGCCGTCCATCGCCCACAAACAGCAGTTGGGTGGGGTGAAAACAGTGCGGAATTCAGACCCGCTTTATATTCGGTTCGTTCTCGAACAGATGAGAAACGAGGTCCTGTCTCATTTCAACAGCGCGGATTCCCCCGAAATTCGCGGTTTCCTTATCGAGGAATACATTCCACACACCCAGGCCCTGGGCTATGAAGTTTTACTGGGATTCAAAGCCGATCCTGCCTTTGGTCCGGTGCTGAATCTCAGCAAGGGCGGAGACGACGCCGAATTTTTCGCCAGACATTATGAACCGGCCAATCTCTCTCTGGCTCCCCTGACGCGGAATGAGGCCCTCAAAATGATCGCTGCGCTCAAGATCCGGTATAAATTCGAAGCGATCGGCCATCCCGAATACCTCGTCTATCTCGCGGACGCCGCCAGAAAGTTGAGCCTTCTGGCCTACCATTACTCCTTTATCGCCGATCCGCAGCCCGAATTCATCATTACAGCCCTGGATGTGAACCCATTTGTATTCGCCAGGGATCACCGATTCGTAGCGGTAGACGGCTTTGCTGAATTCCACACGTTCCAATGCGAGCGATACCCGGCATCGAGGATCAACACCCACCATCTGGACGGTTTTTTCGATCCCCAGGGCATCGCCGTCATCGGTGTTTCCGTCAACCCGGAAAAACACAGCATCGGACGAAATATCGCACAGCAGCTCCACGACATGGGACGCCGGGATATTTTCCTCGTCAATCCCAAAGGGGGGTGTCTTCGCCTGGACAGCGTCGATTACCCCCTCTATCCCTCTCTCGAGGCATTGCCGCATCCCGTGGATCTGGCCGTGTATGCAGCCCCGGCTCGGCTGGCACCGGAAATCATCCGCACCATGAACGACCGGATCAAAAAGGCCCTCATCCTGATCCCCGGCATCCCTTCGGAGGTCGACTATGCCGCGTACACCCGCCTGCTGGACGCGGCGGTGCCGCCAAGGCTGCGCGTCATCGGCCCCAACTGCATGGGCGTGTTCCATGCCCCCGGCCCGGAAAGCCAGGGGCTCAACACCCTGTTCATCGAGGAGGAAAGACTCGATCTGGAATTTTCCGACGCCGGCAACACGGTCATGCTCACCCAGAGCGGTGCGTTTTCAGTGACGGCCATCGACAAGCTTCAGCGCTCGCGGGTCTTCAAGGCAATCGTCAGTTTCGGCAACAAATACGATGTCGACATCCCGGATCTCATCGCTTATTTTTCAAAAAAGTCCGGCGTCGAAGTCATATCACTTTATATAGAAGGCCTCGATCCGGGAGAAGGGCGGCGTTTTTTTGAGCTGGTTCAACATCTCACCCAGCCCGTCATTGTTTATAAATCGGGAAAAACCGACGCCGGCGCACGGATCACCGCATCCCATACAGCCTCGATGTCGGGCAGCTACGATGTCTTCCGGGCGGCCTGCCGCCAGGCAGGGGTTTTGCTGGTGGAGCATATCGAAGACCATTACGATGCCGTCAGGATCTTCTCCCTGCTTTCCCGAAAGCGCCCCGCAGGAAACCGAGTGGCCGGGGTCGTGAACGCCGGTTTCGAGTCGGCCGTAAGCGCCGACGAGTTGGCCTGTCTGACACCGGCCGGGCTTTCATCCGCCACCGTCGAGGCGCTGCGTCGGCTCGATAGCGCTGGACTGGTCGACACCCGCTCCTCCTTTCTGGACATCACGCCCATGGCCGACGATCACATGTACGGAGAATTTGTCCGACGGGTTTTGGCAGACGAAAATGTGGATTGTGTCTTCGTTTCCGTCATTCCCCACACCGGTGCGCTGAAAACCCTGCCGGAAAACTGCCGTGAGCCCGGCAGCCTGGCCAACCGCTTGATCGCTCTGGGAAAATCCTCCCCCAAGCCCATGGTCGTCTCGGTGAACGCAGGCCGCTATTATCAGGATTTCGTGAACATCCTGGCGGAAAACGGCCTGCCGGTATACACCGATATCCGCTCCGCCATCCGGTCCCTGGACCGGTTTGCGGCCTTCCACCTCGGGCGAAGTTCACAACGACGCCGACCACATCGGTGTTGA
- a CDS encoding peptidase MA family metallohydrolase, protein MALHILWAVLMILLAWWTLPSAARSEVYHRTDRPGITVFSPPALNIAAGDIADLFPRLGEELADRFGWAYTGETIVWLLDDEAQFQRMIGRPFFAAFVMPETGVMVIDNTKTRIHPLTLETILKHELCHLLLHQHISAHHLPKWLDEGVAQWASDGISELLAPGSGDALRRAVLSGKLPSMAEINHYFMLDQPAVQLAYEASRSIVDYVVRRYGVAGLLRVLSELKGGRSPETSIPAALGVTLGEIEAGWQGSLEKTDIWWRVTTVYLYDLLFFAAAVITLVAFVRGIVRKRRYSDEVGAGTSDDADENGFR, encoded by the coding sequence ATGGCCCTTCACATTTTGTGGGCCGTTCTGATGATTCTCCTTGCCTGGTGGACCCTGCCGTCCGCGGCAAGGAGCGAGGTCTATCACCGCACCGACCGGCCGGGGATAACGGTTTTTTCGCCTCCGGCGCTGAATATTGCGGCGGGAGATATCGCCGACCTTTTCCCTCGGCTGGGAGAAGAGTTGGCCGATCGGTTCGGATGGGCCTATACGGGTGAGACGATCGTCTGGCTTTTGGATGATGAAGCGCAGTTTCAGCGCATGATCGGCCGTCCCTTTTTCGCAGCCTTTGTAATGCCGGAAACCGGGGTGATGGTTATCGACAACACCAAAACGCGTATTCATCCGCTGACGCTTGAAACCATCCTCAAGCACGAACTATGCCACCTCCTGTTGCACCAGCATATTTCGGCGCACCATCTGCCAAAATGGCTCGACGAAGGCGTTGCACAGTGGGCCAGCGACGGGATCTCCGAACTGTTGGCACCCGGGTCGGGAGATGCGCTCCGCCGGGCGGTTCTGTCGGGGAAGCTTCCCTCCATGGCAGAGATCAACCACTATTTTATGCTGGACCAGCCGGCGGTTCAACTGGCTTATGAGGCCAGCAGAAGCATCGTCGACTATGTGGTCAGGCGGTACGGCGTTGCAGGACTGCTTAGGGTGCTATCCGAATTGAAAGGCGGCCGTTCTCCTGAAACCTCGATTCCAGCCGCGCTCGGGGTGACCCTCGGCGAAATCGAGGCCGGTTGGCAGGGATCTCTGGAAAAAACCGATATCTGGTGGCGGGTGACGACGGTCTACCTTTATGACCTTCTTTTTTTTGCGGCCGCCGTCATCACCCTTGTGGCATTTGTGCGGGGGATCGTCAGAAAGCGCCGGTATTCAGACGAAGTTGGGGCCGGGACGTCGGACGATGCCGATGAGAACGGTTTTCGTTAA
- the mazG gene encoding nucleoside triphosphate pyrophosphohydrolase — MDQNPIKRLDGIIASLRSENGCPWDRKQTPESIAVYLIEEAHELLAAIESGNTEDICEELGDVLFQVLFIAKFFEEKGLFDIEAAARKSAEKMIRRHPHVFGDVTITETEAVRRQWHEIKKQEKNGRSGSVLDSVPRNMPALMRAYRISERAARTGFDWDDMGGVMDKVEEEWSELKAEIGKNGVEPSRSEQRREQIALEFGDVLFTLVNVARFARIHPESALVSATQKFERRFHHLEQTAEATGRDIDAVPRQEKEQLWNQAKKIPPKDGPQS; from the coding sequence GTGGACCAGAACCCCATCAAAAGGCTCGACGGGATCATCGCATCCCTGAGAAGCGAAAACGGCTGCCCGTGGGACCGGAAGCAGACCCCCGAAAGCATAGCCGTATATCTCATCGAAGAGGCCCATGAACTGCTTGCGGCCATTGAATCCGGCAACACCGAAGATATCTGCGAGGAGCTTGGAGACGTACTGTTTCAGGTACTTTTTATCGCGAAATTTTTCGAAGAAAAAGGGCTTTTCGACATTGAAGCCGCGGCCCGGAAAAGCGCGGAGAAAATGATTCGGCGCCATCCCCATGTCTTCGGCGACGTCACCATCACGGAGACCGAGGCCGTTCGCCGGCAATGGCACGAAATCAAGAAGCAGGAAAAAAACGGGCGCTCCGGTTCCGTCCTGGACTCGGTGCCCCGCAACATGCCTGCCTTGATGCGAGCCTACCGGATTTCAGAGCGGGCCGCCCGCACCGGCTTCGACTGGGACGATATGGGCGGCGTCATGGACAAGGTAGAGGAAGAATGGTCCGAACTCAAGGCCGAGATCGGAAAAAACGGCGTCGAACCATCCCGTTCGGAACAGCGCCGGGAACAGATCGCATTGGAATTCGGTGACGTCCTCTTCACCCTTGTCAACGTCGCTCGGTTTGCTCGAATTCACCCTGAATCCGCCCTGGTCAGCGCCACTCAGAAATTCGAACGGCGATTTCATCATCTGGAGCAAACAGCGGAAGCCACCGGCAGGGACATCGACGCGGTTCCGCGCCAAGAGAAAGAACAGCTCTGGAATCAAGCTAAAAAGATCCCTCCCAAAGACGGCCCGCAATCTTAA
- a CDS encoding flavodoxin family protein: MRIRILGISGSPRKEKVSGTYKLVSTVLENTGLDYDLISLRGKTIGGCIACLGCAPDNVCKVKDDLESLREEIVAADAYVIGAPNYYSTLNAGTHAFLERWFQFRHQAGNLLWGKLAVAVGVGGMDGRFPAENIEKFFMYNFIETVAKVSGQGAASCYSCGYGETCKVGVPSMLYGENVKITPEMIPDVSKDPILMQAAADAGKLLGYRLKNDHDRKAVTRKMQRQMMQMMKTSA, translated from the coding sequence ATGAGAATCAGAATACTCGGTATTTCCGGAAGCCCCCGAAAAGAAAAGGTCTCCGGCACCTATAAGCTCGTATCCACCGTCCTCGAAAACACCGGTCTTGATTATGATCTGATTTCCCTTCGCGGCAAAACCATCGGCGGTTGCATCGCCTGCCTCGGATGCGCCCCGGACAATGTCTGCAAGGTCAAGGACGATCTGGAGAGCCTTCGGGAGGAAATCGTCGCCGCGGACGCATACGTCATCGGGGCACCCAACTATTACTCGACACTGAATGCCGGCACCCATGCCTTCCTTGAGCGTTGGTTTCAGTTCCGACACCAGGCGGGGAATCTCCTTTGGGGAAAGCTGGCTGTGGCCGTGGGCGTCGGCGGCATGGACGGCCGCTTTCCTGCAGAAAATATCGAAAAATTTTTCATGTACAACTTCATCGAAACCGTCGCAAAGGTTTCGGGGCAAGGTGCGGCCTCCTGCTACTCCTGCGGCTACGGTGAAACCTGCAAAGTGGGTGTTCCCAGCATGCTGTACGGGGAGAACGTCAAGATCACCCCCGAAATGATTCCCGACGTTTCAAAAGATCCGATTTTGATGCAGGCGGCGGCGGATGCAGGCAAATTGTTGGGATACCGCCTCAAAAACGATCATGATCGCAAAGCGGTCACCCGGAAAATGCAACGTCAGATGATGCAGATGATGAAAACTTCCGCATAA